Proteins from a single region of Sinorhizobium alkalisoli:
- a CDS encoding carbohydrate ABC transporter permease: protein MTTLDRDLLHTVEADSISPGRHFWGRAALWLSAIWLATSFALQAAHESGWIAFGFENWRPVLYAYILWAIVLCVTRVVLYGEAGKKALFVLPAALFVVSMVVFPLLFALWVGFSDWNLASLTGRQFNGLDNLRRMLSDPFYANALLNMVLYCLAIAVEYAIAFGLALLLSQNIAARKFWRVTFLVPLMLSPVAVSWMVGKSMLEIRFGPIARLARWLGWENPSFFGDPLTARLSIMIMDAWTFIPFMMIMLLAGLQALPREVLEAAEVDGATRWQRFWKVIFPLMLPVSVTAVMIRIIFKLKLADIIITVTAGGPGGATDSVTSFIYREYRDRSNVGYGTLLAIVYLVIIVFGMTMLLKLSDRIVRQLTGRL from the coding sequence ATGACGACGCTCGATCGCGATTTGCTGCACACAGTCGAAGCCGATTCCATTTCTCCAGGCCGCCACTTCTGGGGCCGCGCGGCGCTTTGGCTGAGCGCCATCTGGCTTGCCACGTCCTTTGCGCTGCAAGCGGCCCACGAATCGGGATGGATCGCCTTTGGCTTCGAGAACTGGCGCCCGGTTCTCTATGCCTATATTCTCTGGGCGATCGTCCTGTGCGTGACGCGCGTCGTCCTTTATGGCGAGGCCGGGAAGAAAGCGCTGTTCGTCCTGCCGGCCGCACTCTTCGTCGTCTCGATGGTCGTCTTCCCGCTGTTGTTCGCGCTCTGGGTCGGCTTTTCCGACTGGAACCTGGCATCGCTGACCGGGCGGCAATTCAACGGGCTCGACAATCTGCGCCGCATGCTCAGCGATCCCTTCTACGCCAATGCTCTGCTCAACATGGTGCTCTACTGCCTGGCGATCGCGGTCGAATACGCAATCGCCTTCGGGCTCGCATTGCTCCTGAGCCAAAACATTGCCGCGCGAAAGTTCTGGCGCGTCACATTCCTCGTGCCGCTGATGCTTTCGCCCGTCGCGGTCAGTTGGATGGTCGGCAAATCGATGCTGGAAATCCGCTTCGGCCCGATCGCGAGGCTTGCCCGCTGGCTTGGCTGGGAGAACCCCTCCTTCTTCGGCGACCCGCTGACCGCCAGGCTTTCCATCATGATCATGGACGCCTGGACCTTCATTCCATTCATGATGATCATGCTCCTCGCCGGCCTTCAGGCCCTGCCCCGGGAGGTTCTGGAGGCGGCAGAGGTCGACGGCGCCACCCGCTGGCAGCGCTTCTGGAAGGTCATCTTCCCGCTGATGCTGCCGGTCTCGGTGACGGCCGTCATGATCCGCATCATCTTCAAGCTGAAGCTCGCCGACATCATCATAACGGTCACCGCGGGCGGCCCCGGTGGCGCGACCGACTCGGTTACAAGCTTCATCTATCGCGAATACCGCGACCGTTCGAACGTCGGATACGGCACGCTGCTCGCGATCGTGTACCTGGTGATCATCGTATTCGGCATGACCATGCTCTTGAAGTTATCGGACCGGATCGTTCGGCAATTGACGGGAAGGCTGTGA
- a CDS encoding ABC transporter ATP-binding protein, whose product MAGVKISRVLKAYGTLNVLHGVDIDIADGEFVVLVGPSGCGKSTLLRMVAGLESITSGTIAIGDKVVNNLPPKDRDIAMVFQSYALYPHKTVAENMVFALRLQKRPADVIKERLRAAAETLDLVPYLDRYPRQLSGGQRQRVAMGRAIVRDPQVFLFDEPLSNLDAKLRVQMRKEIKELHQRLKTTTIYVTHDQVEAMTMADKIVVMQSGKVEQIGTPLELYDSPDNTFVATFIGSPAMNLLKGAYAAAGNLFVTEAGDRIPLGFKPEATDGQTVLLGVRPEHLALADNGLQTTVNVTEPTGSETMVFLRYGNGEIVALFSDRYDFKPGQQIAVAAGAGKLHVFDAMSGKSLRPNAAV is encoded by the coding sequence ATGGCTGGAGTCAAGATTTCCAGGGTGCTGAAGGCTTACGGTACCCTGAACGTGCTTCACGGCGTGGACATCGATATCGCCGATGGGGAGTTCGTCGTGCTGGTCGGGCCTTCCGGCTGCGGCAAGTCGACCCTCCTGCGGATGGTCGCTGGGCTTGAAAGCATCACGAGCGGGACCATTGCGATCGGCGACAAGGTCGTCAACAATCTGCCGCCCAAGGATCGCGATATCGCCATGGTCTTCCAGAGCTATGCTCTCTATCCGCATAAGACCGTCGCGGAGAACATGGTATTCGCTTTGCGGCTGCAGAAGCGGCCAGCCGATGTCATCAAGGAGCGCCTGCGGGCCGCAGCGGAGACATTGGACCTCGTTCCCTACCTCGACCGGTATCCGCGCCAACTGTCCGGCGGCCAGCGCCAGCGCGTGGCCATGGGGCGGGCGATCGTGCGCGACCCGCAGGTGTTCCTGTTCGATGAGCCGTTGTCGAACCTGGACGCGAAGCTACGCGTACAGATGCGCAAGGAAATCAAGGAACTACACCAGCGACTGAAGACGACAACCATTTACGTGACCCATGACCAGGTCGAGGCGATGACCATGGCCGACAAGATCGTGGTCATGCAAAGCGGCAAGGTCGAACAGATCGGCACGCCGCTCGAGCTTTACGACAGTCCGGACAACACCTTCGTGGCGACTTTCATCGGTTCGCCTGCCATGAACCTCCTGAAGGGAGCATACGCGGCGGCTGGCAACCTTTTTGTGACCGAGGCCGGTGACCGGATCCCGCTCGGCTTCAAGCCGGAGGCGACGGATGGGCAGACCGTCCTACTCGGGGTTCGACCGGAGCACTTGGCGCTTGCCGATAATGGCCTTCAGACGACCGTGAACGTAACCGAGCCAACGGGATCTGAGACGATGGTGTTTCTGCGCTACGGCAATGGCGAGATCGTCGCGCTCTTCTCCGATCGTTATGATTTCAAGCCGGGGCAGCAGATCGCCGTCGCCGCCGGCGCAGGAAAACTGCATGTCTTCGATGCGATGTCCGGAAAGAGCTTGCGGCCGAATGCGGCGGTCTGA
- a CDS encoding carbohydrate ABC transporter permease: MVSIDFDKYARGQRLRWWAMRFVVYGLLAAWAVICMFPLFWTVSTSFKTAADVMKGNLVPWFDFTPSWLGWRSLGLSPDTIVNVSTVREEFMRRLWNSMIMSITASGLAVVLGSLAAYGLSRFSYKFGYMRNSDISFFFLSQLIMPPVVLALPFLVLYKELALLDTYVGMIAVYTLMVLPIVIWIMRDQFATVPVELEEAALVDGLSIWGAFLRIIVPLVLPGMVAAFILSLILCWNEYFFAALLTSTNTNTLPVMIASQTGSQGINWWSMAALSTAGILPLVFVGVLLEKHIIAGMTAGAVK, translated from the coding sequence ATGGTTTCGATCGACTTCGACAAATATGCCCGCGGCCAGCGCCTTCGCTGGTGGGCGATGCGCTTCGTCGTCTACGGGCTGCTCGCGGCCTGGGCCGTGATTTGCATGTTCCCGCTCTTCTGGACGGTCTCAACCTCCTTCAAGACGGCTGCGGATGTGATGAAGGGCAATCTGGTCCCATGGTTCGATTTCACGCCCAGTTGGCTCGGCTGGCGTTCGCTCGGGCTGTCGCCCGACACGATCGTCAATGTGTCGACCGTACGCGAGGAATTCATGCGCCGGCTGTGGAACAGCATGATCATGTCGATCACCGCCTCGGGCCTGGCGGTCGTCCTGGGTTCGCTCGCCGCCTACGGCCTCAGTCGCTTTTCCTACAAGTTCGGATATATGCGCAATTCCGACATCTCGTTCTTCTTCCTTTCCCAGCTCATCATGCCGCCCGTGGTGCTGGCGCTGCCGTTTCTGGTCCTCTACAAGGAGCTTGCTCTGCTGGACACATATGTCGGCATGATCGCGGTCTATACACTCATGGTCCTGCCGATCGTGATCTGGATCATGCGCGACCAGTTCGCGACCGTGCCGGTGGAGCTCGAGGAGGCGGCGCTCGTCGATGGTCTTTCCATATGGGGAGCCTTCCTGCGGATCATCGTGCCTCTCGTCCTTCCAGGCATGGTGGCCGCCTTCATCCTCTCGCTGATCCTGTGCTGGAACGAATATTTCTTCGCGGCGCTGCTGACCTCGACCAACACGAACACCCTGCCGGTGATGATCGCCAGCCAGACCGGCAGCCAGGGCATCAACTGGTGGTCCATGGCTGCACTTTCGACCGCCGGAATCCTTCCACTGGTCTTCGTGGGCGTCCTGCTCGAGAAACATATCATTGCAGGCATGACCGCCGGAGCGGTGAAGTAG
- a CDS encoding MOSC domain-containing protein, translated as MKVTGLNIHPLKSGRAIPQTSVTVKLDGLVGDRRFMLVEPGGRFITQRELQALAQVEAVPVDRGVHLKMNGSALSARFDPDRRLAVRVWSSDVNAALADEAANEALSGWFGRSLKFVHMDEEAERFVGAEWAGSAVPVGFADGFPILITTTGSLADLNRTLVEKGQEPVGMERFRTNILIDCDEPWAEDLWESLEIGGIVVDLVKPCSRCIMTTQDQTTGERIGGNPIQGLSEKRMSADRRVPGVLFGWNAVPRGEGTVNLGDVATVGRYRKERWPMKLRDSA; from the coding sequence ATGAAAGTGACCGGCCTCAACATTCACCCGTTGAAAAGCGGGCGCGCCATTCCGCAAACCTCGGTGACGGTCAAACTCGACGGCCTCGTGGGCGACCGGCGTTTCATGCTGGTCGAGCCCGGCGGCCGCTTCATCACCCAGCGCGAATTGCAGGCGCTGGCGCAGGTGGAAGCGGTGCCGGTCGACCGCGGCGTGCATCTGAAGATGAACGGCAGCGCACTGTCCGCCCGCTTCGATCCGGACCGGCGACTTGCAGTCCGCGTCTGGTCGAGCGACGTGAATGCCGCGCTGGCTGACGAGGCAGCCAATGAAGCGCTCTCCGGATGGTTCGGACGGTCCCTCAAGTTCGTCCATATGGACGAAGAAGCTGAGCGCTTCGTCGGCGCCGAATGGGCGGGATCGGCGGTGCCGGTCGGGTTTGCCGACGGCTTTCCCATCCTGATCACGACGACCGGTTCGCTTGCCGACCTCAATCGCACCCTCGTCGAAAAAGGGCAGGAGCCGGTCGGCATGGAGCGCTTCCGTACCAACATCCTGATCGACTGTGACGAGCCCTGGGCGGAGGATCTTTGGGAGAGCCTGGAGATCGGCGGCATCGTAGTCGATCTCGTCAAGCCCTGTTCGCGTTGCATCATGACCACGCAGGATCAGACGACCGGGGAGCGCATCGGCGGCAATCCGATCCAGGGCCTTTCGGAAAAACGCATGTCCGCCGATCGCCGCGTTCCCGGCGTCCTCTTCGGCTGGAATGCCGTACCGCGCGGCGAAGGGACGGTAAACCTCGGCGATGTGGCGACCGTCGGACGCTATCGGAAGGAGCGTTGGCCGATGAAGTTGCGCGACAGCGCCTGA
- a CDS encoding extracellular solute-binding protein, producing the protein MKVEIYEALMRRQANRRDVLRGTASAAALVGLTGVLGGIPTRASAEDDLRAQILKIPGVGKGAPTDADWQKVGELCLAPTKANVAEGEFAGVELTFMGLNNQNLHNFLFRGFLKPWEAYTGAKINWIDLAQADYNARLQQSIATGTVDFDIIEMGAPFEGDTAGRGLLDEMPDWVAAQIDADDLVGYLKPPVGTWDGKTYRVTIDGDCHTFSYRKDYFGEGSISGRAEPPKTWQEVNEVSKALIGKSDPLTGLAAYGYLDPLKGWGGFGFYFLENRATAYAKYPGDPAWLFDPDTMKPLVNNPAWVQAIQDVMDLIAANAYPSDQINADPGTTAFSQFLAGTGSMLMWWGDVGSSARTSDTSVVGDVVGFGINRGSNRVYNRKSGQWEETYNEAPNMAYLGWGIYVTKRVSGDEKKRKAAWSAAAHLGGKDLSLWTSAYPSGFQPYRQSHFNYDEWQAAGYDRAYIEDYLGSNADSYNHTNAAIEPRIPGIFQYYSVAEDELAKGFAGQYKSAQETADAIAAAWEKITDQIGRESQLKLYRASLGL; encoded by the coding sequence ATGAAAGTCGAAATCTACGAAGCGTTGATGCGTCGCCAGGCGAACCGCCGCGACGTCCTGCGGGGCACCGCAAGCGCTGCGGCGTTGGTCGGGCTCACAGGCGTCCTGGGCGGCATTCCCACGAGGGCCTCGGCCGAGGACGACCTGCGGGCGCAGATCCTGAAAATTCCGGGCGTCGGCAAGGGCGCTCCGACGGATGCCGATTGGCAGAAGGTCGGCGAGCTCTGCCTCGCCCCGACCAAGGCCAACGTGGCGGAGGGTGAGTTCGCAGGGGTCGAACTCACCTTCATGGGCCTCAACAACCAGAACCTTCATAACTTCCTTTTCCGCGGCTTCCTGAAGCCGTGGGAGGCCTATACGGGTGCCAAGATCAACTGGATCGACCTGGCCCAGGCCGACTATAACGCACGCCTGCAGCAATCGATCGCGACCGGCACCGTCGATTTCGACATCATCGAGATGGGCGCCCCCTTCGAAGGCGATACAGCGGGCCGCGGGCTCCTGGACGAAATGCCCGATTGGGTCGCAGCGCAGATCGACGCGGACGACCTCGTGGGTTACCTGAAGCCACCGGTCGGAACCTGGGACGGCAAGACCTACCGCGTAACGATCGATGGCGACTGCCATACCTTTTCCTACAGGAAGGACTATTTCGGCGAAGGCTCGATCAGCGGCCGCGCCGAACCGCCGAAGACCTGGCAGGAGGTCAATGAAGTCTCCAAGGCTCTCATCGGCAAGTCGGATCCCCTGACGGGTCTGGCGGCCTACGGCTATCTCGATCCGCTGAAGGGCTGGGGCGGCTTCGGCTTCTACTTCCTTGAGAACCGCGCGACCGCCTATGCCAAGTATCCCGGCGATCCCGCCTGGCTGTTCGACCCAGACACCATGAAGCCGCTCGTCAACAACCCGGCCTGGGTCCAGGCGATCCAGGATGTGATGGACCTGATCGCCGCCAATGCCTATCCGTCCGACCAAATCAATGCGGACCCCGGTACGACGGCATTCTCTCAGTTCCTCGCAGGCACCGGCTCCATGCTGATGTGGTGGGGCGACGTGGGCTCGAGCGCTCGCACTTCCGACACCTCGGTCGTCGGCGATGTCGTCGGCTTCGGCATCAATCGCGGTTCCAACCGCGTGTACAACCGCAAGAGCGGCCAGTGGGAAGAGACCTACAACGAAGCGCCGAACATGGCCTATCTCGGCTGGGGGATTTACGTCACCAAGCGGGTGTCCGGTGACGAGAAGAAGCGCAAGGCCGCGTGGTCGGCAGCCGCACATTTGGGCGGCAAGGATCTTTCGCTGTGGACATCGGCCTATCCGTCCGGCTTCCAGCCCTATCGGCAGTCCCACTTCAACTATGACGAGTGGCAGGCAGCCGGCTATGATCGTGCCTATATCGAGGACTACCTCGGATCGAATGCCGACAGCTACAACCACACCAATGCCGCCATCGAGCCCCGCATCCCCGGCATCTTTCAATACTACTCCGTCGCGGAAGACGAGCTGGCAAAGGGCTTTGCCGGACAATACAAGTCGGCCCAGGAGACCGCGGACGCGATTGCCGCCGCCTGGGAAAAGATCACCGACCAGATCGGCCGCGAGAGCCAGTTGAAGCTCTATCGGGCGAGCCTTGGACTTTAA